From a region of the Tenggerimyces flavus genome:
- a CDS encoding gluconeogenesis factor YvcK family protein: MSDASVFVAGSDPKVVALGGGHGLAASLSALRKVTEQLTAVVTVADDGGSSGRLREEFGVLPPGDLRQALAALCGDDEWGRTWAEVLQHRFDGKGPLSGHAVGNLLIVALWERLGQHVDGLDWVARLLGARGRVLPMCAVPLQIQAEVIGLDPADPAAVSIVRGQAEVAITTGEVLNVALVPNDPPACAEAVEAVRSADGIVLGPGSWFTSVLPHLMVPELAAALHETEARRVLTLNLAPQVGETRDFSPEKHLEVLAAHAPDLRIDVVIADDAFVADQPALAAAAATLGAELVVADVARNDGSPRHDPERLAQVYAKVLDD; encoded by the coding sequence ATGAGTGACGCCAGCGTGTTCGTCGCGGGCTCGGACCCGAAGGTCGTCGCACTCGGCGGCGGGCACGGGCTCGCCGCGTCGCTGTCAGCGCTGCGCAAGGTCACCGAACAGCTCACCGCCGTCGTCACCGTCGCCGACGACGGCGGCTCGTCCGGCCGGCTGCGCGAGGAGTTCGGCGTGCTCCCGCCGGGCGACCTGCGCCAGGCCCTCGCCGCGTTGTGCGGCGACGACGAGTGGGGCCGTACGTGGGCCGAGGTGCTGCAGCACAGGTTCGACGGCAAGGGCCCGCTGTCCGGGCACGCGGTCGGCAACCTGCTGATCGTCGCGTTGTGGGAACGACTCGGCCAGCATGTCGACGGCCTGGACTGGGTCGCGCGGCTGCTCGGGGCGCGCGGCCGGGTGCTGCCGATGTGCGCGGTGCCGTTGCAGATCCAGGCCGAGGTGATCGGGCTCGACCCGGCCGACCCCGCAGCGGTGTCGATCGTGCGCGGTCAGGCCGAGGTCGCGATCACGACCGGCGAGGTGCTGAACGTCGCGCTCGTACCGAACGATCCGCCCGCCTGTGCGGAAGCCGTCGAAGCGGTTCGCTCCGCCGACGGCATCGTGCTCGGACCGGGCTCGTGGTTCACCAGCGTGCTGCCGCATCTGATGGTTCCGGAGCTGGCCGCGGCCCTGCACGAGACCGAGGCACGCCGCGTTCTCACCCTCAACCTCGCGCCGCAGGTGGGGGAGACGCGCGACTTCTCGCCGGAGAAACATCTCGAGGTTCTCGCGGCACACGCACCAGATCTTCGTATCGACGTGGTCATCGCCGACGATGCGTTCGTCGCCGACCAGCCCGCACTCGCTGCCGCGGCAGCGACTTTGGGCGCGGAGCTCGTGGTCGCCGACGTCGCTCGTAACGATGGGTCACCACGTCACGATCCCGAACGGCTGGCTCAGGTCTACGCCAAGGTTCTGGACGACTAG
- the uvrC gene encoding excinuclease ABC subunit UvrC, translating into MADPATYRPAPGSVPDQPGVYRFLDAKGRVIYVGKAKSLRSRLGSYFQDLSALLPRTQAMVQSAAKVEWTTVKTEVESLQLEYTWIKEFDPRFNVKYRDDKSYPWLAVTISDDYPRLQVMRGAKKKGVRYFGPYSHAWAIRETLDILLRVFPARTCSSGVFKRAGQVGRPCLLGYIGKCSAPCVGRVTQEEHHDIVEDFCDFMAGHTAAYMKRIEREMREASSQLEFERAARLRDDLKAMERALEKVAVVLPDGTDADVIALAEDQLEAAVQVFHVRGGRIRGQRGWVADKTDDADTGELVERLIIQLYDSETSDGVPREVLVPVLPQDSDALQDWLTEKRGSNVSLRVPQRGDKRSLIETVERNATQSLALHKTKRASDLTTRSVALQEIQDALELDEAPLRIECYDVSNLQGTDVVASMVVFEDGLPRKSDYRRFIVKIRGTNESANDVGAIHEVLSRRFARFLDERAETGELDNEPDESATPGGPSAIDPDTGRPKKFAYAPGLIVVDGGPPQVAAAQRALDELGIDDIPVAGLAKRLEEVWKAGEEDPVIMPRTSEGLYLLQRIRDEAHRFAITFHRQKRSKSMIESILDGVAGLGETRRKALLRRFGSLKRLRSATIEEVAEVPGIGRRTAEAVVAALLAGAPSAPAINTATGEILDDDSEVSTDPADLSAPSEGIMRAGSRSNGE; encoded by the coding sequence GTGGCAGATCCAGCAACCTATCGACCCGCCCCCGGCTCGGTGCCCGACCAACCCGGCGTCTACCGCTTCCTCGACGCCAAGGGCCGGGTCATCTACGTCGGCAAGGCGAAGAGCCTGCGCTCGAGGCTGGGCTCGTACTTCCAGGATCTGTCCGCGCTCCTCCCGCGTACGCAGGCCATGGTGCAGAGCGCCGCCAAGGTCGAGTGGACCACGGTCAAGACCGAGGTCGAGTCGCTCCAGCTCGAGTACACCTGGATCAAGGAGTTCGACCCCCGCTTCAACGTCAAGTACCGCGACGACAAGAGCTATCCCTGGCTCGCCGTCACGATCTCCGACGACTACCCGCGCCTGCAGGTGATGCGCGGCGCCAAGAAGAAGGGCGTCCGCTACTTCGGCCCGTACTCCCACGCCTGGGCGATCCGCGAGACGCTCGACATCCTGCTCCGCGTCTTCCCCGCGCGCACCTGCTCCAGCGGCGTCTTCAAAAGAGCAGGCCAGGTCGGAAGACCGTGCCTGCTCGGCTACATCGGCAAGTGCTCCGCCCCCTGCGTCGGCCGCGTGACCCAGGAGGAGCACCACGACATCGTCGAGGACTTCTGCGACTTCATGGCCGGCCACACCGCCGCGTACATGAAGCGGATCGAACGTGAGATGCGCGAGGCCTCCAGCCAGCTCGAGTTCGAACGAGCCGCAAGACTCCGCGACGACCTCAAGGCGATGGAACGAGCACTCGAGAAGGTCGCGGTCGTCCTCCCCGACGGCACCGACGCCGACGTGATCGCGCTCGCCGAGGACCAGCTCGAGGCCGCCGTCCAGGTGTTCCACGTACGCGGCGGAAGGATCCGCGGCCAACGCGGCTGGGTCGCCGACAAGACCGACGACGCCGACACCGGCGAGCTCGTCGAGCGGCTGATCATCCAGCTGTACGACTCCGAGACCAGCGACGGCGTGCCGCGCGAAGTCCTCGTTCCCGTGCTCCCGCAGGACTCCGATGCCCTGCAGGACTGGCTCACCGAGAAGCGCGGCAGCAACGTCAGCCTGCGCGTCCCGCAGCGCGGCGACAAGCGTTCGCTGATCGAGACCGTCGAACGCAACGCCACCCAGTCCCTCGCGCTGCACAAGACCAAACGCGCGAGCGACCTCACCACCAGAAGCGTTGCCCTACAGGAGATCCAGGACGCGCTCGAGCTCGACGAGGCGCCGCTGCGGATCGAGTGCTACGACGTCTCCAACCTGCAGGGCACCGACGTCGTCGCGTCCATGGTCGTCTTCGAGGACGGCCTGCCGCGCAAGAGCGACTACCGCAGGTTCATCGTCAAGATCCGCGGCACGAACGAGAGCGCCAACGACGTCGGCGCGATCCACGAGGTGCTCAGCCGGCGGTTCGCGCGCTTCCTCGACGAACGCGCCGAGACCGGCGAGCTCGACAACGAGCCGGACGAGAGCGCCACCCCCGGCGGGCCGAGCGCGATCGACCCCGACACCGGACGGCCGAAGAAGTTCGCGTACGCGCCGGGCCTGATCGTCGTCGACGGCGGACCGCCGCAGGTCGCCGCCGCGCAACGCGCGCTCGACGAGCTCGGCATCGACGACATCCCGGTCGCCGGCCTCGCCAAGCGGCTCGAGGAGGTCTGGAAGGCGGGCGAGGAAGACCCGGTGATCATGCCGCGGACGAGCGAGGGGCTCTATCTGCTGCAGCGGATCCGGGACGAGGCGCACCGGTTCGCGATCACGTTCCACCGGCAGAAGCGCTCGAAGTCGATGATCGAGAGCATTCTCGACGGCGTGGCGGGTCTGGGGGAGACCCGGCGGAAGGCACTTCTTCGGCGGTTCGGCTCGCTCAAACGCCTCCGGTCCGCCACCATCGAGGAGGTGGCCGAGGTGCCCGGCATCGGGCGCAGGACCGCCGAGGCGGTGGTCGCGGCGCTGCTCGCGGGTGCGCCTTCCGCCCCGGCGATCAACACGGCGACCGGCGAGATTCTGGACGACGACAGCGAAGTGAGTACGGACCCGGCCGACCTCTCCGCACCCAGCGAAGGCATCATGCGGGCAGGAAGCCGATCGAACGGGGAGTAA
- a CDS encoding enolase C-terminal domain-like protein: MRITDVVVTPIAFADPPLLNSTGVHEPLALRTVVQLVVDGGVVGLGEGSGERDVLDHLEAVRTAIVGRSVFETGLIESIVFSKLGPDVSAMRKRRVFSILEVACLDAQGKLLGVPVVDLLGGAVRSWIPYSAYLFYKWAGHPDAEPDEWGAALDPAGLVAQARRMVELFGFGSLKLKGGVFPPDEEIAAIRALADAFPGLPLRIDPNGAWSVETSHRVASELSGVLEYLEDPVLGMDAMAEVAARASMPLATNMCVVSVETFAEAVTKYPVGVVLSDHHYWGGLRHTRELGALCDTFGLAMSMHSNSHLGISLAAMTHVAAATPNLAYACDTHYPWNRHDDVVQPGVLRFVDGAVPVPTGPGLGVELDPDALDRLHRQYVDSGRRSRQDTVYMRRVQPDYDPTLPRF, from the coding sequence GTGAGGATCACCGACGTCGTCGTCACGCCGATCGCGTTCGCCGACCCGCCGTTGCTCAACTCCACCGGCGTGCACGAGCCGCTGGCGTTGCGCACTGTCGTGCAGCTGGTCGTCGACGGTGGCGTCGTCGGGCTGGGTGAGGGTTCTGGCGAACGTGACGTGCTCGATCACCTGGAAGCCGTGCGTACGGCGATCGTCGGCCGGAGCGTGTTCGAGACCGGCCTGATCGAGTCGATTGTCTTCTCGAAGCTCGGTCCGGACGTCTCGGCGATGCGGAAGCGTCGCGTGTTCTCGATCCTCGAGGTGGCCTGCCTCGACGCTCAGGGCAAGCTGCTCGGCGTTCCGGTCGTGGATCTGCTCGGTGGCGCGGTCCGTTCGTGGATCCCGTACAGCGCCTATCTGTTCTACAAGTGGGCCGGGCATCCCGACGCCGAACCGGACGAGTGGGGCGCGGCGCTGGATCCTGCCGGACTGGTCGCCCAAGCTCGGCGGATGGTCGAGCTCTTCGGCTTCGGGTCATTGAAGCTGAAGGGCGGCGTCTTCCCGCCCGACGAGGAGATCGCCGCGATCCGCGCGCTCGCCGACGCGTTCCCCGGCCTGCCGCTGCGGATCGACCCGAACGGCGCGTGGTCGGTCGAGACCTCGCACCGGGTCGCGAGCGAGCTTTCCGGCGTCCTGGAGTACCTGGAGGATCCGGTGCTCGGGATGGACGCGATGGCCGAGGTGGCCGCGCGGGCGTCGATGCCGTTGGCGACGAACATGTGCGTGGTCAGCGTCGAGACGTTCGCCGAGGCGGTGACCAAGTATCCCGTCGGTGTGGTGCTGTCCGACCATCACTACTGGGGTGGGCTGCGGCACACTCGTGAGCTCGGTGCGCTCTGCGACACGTTCGGGCTGGCGATGTCGATGCATTCCAACTCGCACCTGGGCATCTCGCTGGCCGCGATGACGCACGTGGCGGCGGCGACGCCGAACCTGGCGTACGCGTGCGACACGCACTACCCGTGGAACCGGCACGACGACGTGGTCCAGCCCGGCGTTCTGCGGTTCGTCGACGGCGCGGTGCCCGTGCCGACCGGGCCCGGACTCGGCGTCGAGCTCGATCCGGACGCGCTGGATCGGCTGCACCGGCAGTACGTCGACTCCGGCCGCCGGTCCCGGCAGGACACCGTGTACATGCGCCGCGTCCAGCCCGACTACGACCCGACGCTGCCGAGGTTCTGA
- a CDS encoding Rieske (2Fe-2S) protein yields MTLDPQNPMTRRRILSGVVVAGAAAPILAACGSGEDPESAPTTSADPTAAASDPAPAPSDSASSEPPAPDDSPSAEESAGTGGEAVAKTADVPVGGGTVNKQAHVVVVQPAAGEYKAYTSICTHRGCDVSKVDGGTINCECHGSKFKIEDGSVANGPATAPLDAIAVTVSGADVVKA; encoded by the coding sequence ATGACGCTCGACCCGCAGAACCCGATGACCCGACGCCGCATTCTGAGCGGTGTGGTCGTCGCCGGAGCGGCGGCGCCTATTCTCGCTGCCTGTGGCAGTGGCGAGGACCCCGAGTCCGCGCCGACCACCAGCGCCGACCCGACCGCCGCCGCCAGCGACCCGGCGCCCGCGCCCAGCGACAGCGCGTCGTCGGAGCCCCCCGCGCCCGACGACAGCCCGTCCGCCGAGGAGAGCGCCGGCACCGGCGGCGAGGCGGTCGCGAAGACGGCTGACGTCCCGGTCGGAGGGGGGACCGTCAACAAGCAGGCGCACGTCGTCGTCGTCCAACCGGCAGCCGGCGAGTACAAGGCGTACACCAGCATCTGCACCCACCGCGGTTGCGACGTCAGCAAGGTCGACGGCGGAACGATCAACTGCGAGTGCCACGGCAGCAAGTTCAAGATCGAGGACGGCTCGGTCGCGAACGGCCCGGCCACCGCACCCCTCGACGCGATCGCCGTAACAGTCAGCGGCGCCGACGTCGTCAAGGCGTAG
- the rapZ gene encoding RNase adapter RapZ, which produces MTESPPPELILVSGMSGAGRSSAADVLEDLGWFVVDNLPPELLPTIVKLLGGGDGPVSKIAVAVDVRSGSFFAALQSGLEALRARGVRPTLLFLEASDEVLVRRYESVRRPHPLQGDGRVLDGIAREREILADLRGDADLVIDTSNLNIHQLAAKIVSAFGAEDDQALQATLVSFGFKYGIPVDADLVVDCRFLPNPYWVAELRGQTGLDEEVREYVMKQDDALPFLDQYERLVQLLATGYLREGKRFVTIAVGCTGGKHRSVAMAEELGGRLRSRGIDNLVVHRDLGRE; this is translated from the coding sequence ATGACCGAAAGCCCGCCTCCGGAGCTCATCCTGGTCTCCGGCATGTCCGGCGCCGGGCGGAGCTCGGCAGCCGATGTCCTGGAGGACCTCGGCTGGTTCGTCGTGGACAACCTGCCGCCCGAGTTGCTGCCGACGATCGTCAAGCTGCTCGGCGGCGGCGACGGTCCGGTGTCCAAGATCGCCGTCGCGGTCGACGTACGTTCCGGCTCGTTCTTCGCCGCGTTGCAGAGCGGCTTGGAGGCGCTGCGCGCTCGCGGCGTACGCCCGACGTTGCTGTTCCTCGAGGCCAGCGACGAGGTGCTGGTCCGCCGGTACGAGAGTGTCCGCCGTCCGCACCCGCTGCAGGGCGACGGCCGGGTCCTGGACGGCATCGCGCGCGAACGCGAGATCCTCGCCGACCTGCGCGGCGACGCCGACCTCGTGATCGACACGTCCAACCTGAACATCCACCAGCTCGCGGCGAAGATCGTGAGCGCGTTCGGCGCCGAGGACGACCAGGCGCTGCAGGCGACGCTGGTCTCGTTCGGCTTCAAGTACGGCATCCCCGTCGACGCCGACCTCGTGGTCGACTGCCGGTTCCTGCCCAACCCGTACTGGGTCGCCGAGCTGCGCGGCCAGACCGGCCTCGACGAGGAGGTCCGCGAGTACGTGATGAAGCAGGACGACGCGTTGCCGTTCCTCGACCAGTACGAACGGCTCGTCCAGCTGCTCGCGACCGGCTACCTGCGTGAGGGCAAGCGGTTCGTGACGATCGCCGTCGGCTGCACCGGCGGCAAGCACCGCAGTGTCGCGATGGCCGAGGAGCTCGGTGGCCGGCTGCGTTCGCGCGGCATCGACAACCTCGTCGTCCACCGTGACCTGGGTCGCGAATGA
- the whiA gene encoding DNA-binding protein WhiA, with protein MAMTAQVKAELTSTTVTKPCCRKAEVSATLRFAGGLHIVSGRIVIEAELDTGASARRLRKDIAEVFGHVSDVLVVAPGGLRKSNRYVVRVVKEGEALARQTGLLDMRGRPVRGLPPQVVNGSSCDAVAAWRGAFLAHGSLTEPGRSSALEVTCPGPEAALALVGAARRIGISAKAREVRGVDRVVIRDGDAIGQLLTRLGAHESLLAWEERRMRREVRATANRLANFDDANLRRSARAAVAAGARVERALEILGEDVPDHLKLAGALRLEHKQASLEELGQIHVPPLTKDAIAGRIRRLLAMADKKASDQGIPGTEANLTADMLNA; from the coding sequence ATGGCGATGACGGCGCAGGTTAAAGCAGAGCTCACGAGCACGACGGTGACGAAGCCCTGCTGTCGAAAGGCCGAGGTTTCCGCGACCCTCCGGTTCGCCGGAGGGTTACACATTGTGAGTGGCCGCATCGTGATCGAGGCAGAGCTCGATACCGGTGCTTCGGCCCGCCGGTTGCGCAAGGACATCGCCGAGGTGTTTGGCCACGTCAGCGACGTTTTGGTGGTCGCTCCGGGCGGGCTGCGCAAGAGCAACCGGTACGTCGTGCGGGTGGTCAAGGAAGGTGAGGCGCTCGCCAGGCAAACCGGTTTGCTCGACATGCGAGGTCGCCCCGTTCGGGGTCTGCCGCCACAGGTCGTCAACGGTTCGTCGTGCGACGCGGTCGCCGCTTGGCGCGGTGCGTTCCTCGCCCACGGCTCCCTGACAGAGCCCGGCCGGTCGTCGGCGTTGGAGGTGACCTGCCCCGGACCCGAGGCCGCGTTGGCTCTGGTCGGTGCCGCTCGCCGCATCGGCATCTCCGCGAAGGCGCGCGAGGTCCGCGGCGTCGACCGCGTGGTGATCCGCGACGGTGACGCGATCGGGCAGCTGCTGACCCGGCTCGGCGCGCACGAGAGCCTGCTCGCCTGGGAAGAGCGCCGGATGCGCCGCGAGGTGCGCGCGACCGCGAACCGGCTGGCGAACTTCGACGACGCCAACCTCCGCCGTTCCGCCCGTGCCGCGGTCGCCGCCGGCGCGCGCGTCGAACGAGCGCTGGAGATCCTCGGCGAGGACGTGCCCGACCACCTGAAGCTCGCCGGCGCGCTGCGGCTGGAGCACAAGCAGGCCAGCCTCGAAGAGCTCGGCCAGATCCACGTACCGCCGCTGACGAAGGACGCCATCGCCGGCCGGATCCGCCGCCTGCTCGCGATGGCGGACAAGAAGGCGTCCGACCAGGGCATCCCCGGCACCGAGGCGAATCTGACCGCCGACATGCTCAACGCCTGA